Proteins co-encoded in one Xiphophorus couchianus chromosome 16, X_couchianus-1.0, whole genome shotgun sequence genomic window:
- the amdhd2 gene encoding N-acetylglucosamine-6-phosphate deacetylase, whose amino-acid sequence MPSNKSVSDAPIIQFTDCRILREHKLQREDLWVRDGKILDPEKLFFDEQGYADCRLDCGGAIVAPGFIDVQINGGYGVDFSQPCEDVSAGVSLVAKKILEHGVTSFCPTLVTSPPAVYHQVLPQINVHNGGPDGAGVLGFHLEGPFISSEKRGAHPERFLRTFRSGGSDDLMETYGSLDNVAMVTLAPELPHSQSVVSTLRQKGVTVSLGHSVANLSQAEDAVRHGASFITHLFNAMLPFHHRDPGIVGLLTSDQIPAGRTVFYGMIADGIHTNPAALRIAHRAHPSGLVLVTDAITAMGLPPGRHTLGQQVVQIQGLHAYVAGTKTLSGSIATMDMCVRHFKQAAGCSVEDALEAAALHPARLLGISHRKGSLHYGADADLVLLDDGLRVRTTYISGEEVWRAEL is encoded by the exons ATGCCGTCCAACAAGTCCGTGTCCGACGCTCCCATCATCCAGTTCACCGACTGTAGAATCCTGAGGGAGCACAAGCTGCAGAG GGAGGACCTGTGGGTCCGGGACGGGAAGATCCTGGACCCAGAGAAGCTGTTCTTCGACGAGCAGGGCTACGCCGACTGTCGCCTCGACTGCGGAGGCGCCATCGTCGCCCCGGGCTTTATCGACGTCCAGATCAACG GAGGCTATGGCGTGGATTTCTCCCAGCCCTGCGAAGACGTCTCCGCCGGAGTGTCTCTGGTGGCCAAGAAGATCCTGGAACACGGCGTGACGTCCTTCTGTCCCACCCTGGTTACGTCTCCGCCCGCCGTCTACCACCAG GTTCTGCCTCAGATCAACGTTCACAATGGAGGACCTGATGGAGCCGGAGTCCTGG GGTTCCACCTGGAAGGTCCGTTCATCAGCTCGGAGAAGCGGGGCGCCCACCCGGAGCGGTTCTTGAGGACGTTCCGGTCCGGAGGGTCGGACGACCTGATGGAGACCTATGGCAGCCTGGACAACGTTGCCATGGTGACGCTGGCTCCCGAGTTGCCCCACAGCCAATCGGTGGTCAGCACTCTGCGGCAGAAGGGCGTCACTGTGTCTCTAG GACATTCGGTGGCCAACCTGTCCCAGGCGGAGGACGCCGTGCGCCACGGGGCCTCCTTCATCACCCACCTGTTCAACGCCATGCTGCCG TTCCACCACCGCGACCCGGGCATCGTGGGTCTCCTGACCAGCGACCAGATCCCGGCGGGTCGCACTGTGTTCTACGGGATGATCGCTGACGGGATCCACACCAACCCGGCCGCCTTGCGCATCGCACACCGGGCGCACCCTTCAG GGCTGGTGCTGGTGACGGACGCCATCACGGCCATGGGCCTCCCTCCGGGCCGCCACACATTGGGCCAACAGGTCGTCCAGATCCAGGGACTGCACGCCTACGTGGCAG GCACCAAGACGCTGAGCGGCAGCATCGCCACCATGGACATGTGCGTTCGCCACTTCAAGCAGGCTGCAG GCTGCAGCGTGGAGGACGCCCTGGAGGCGGCGGCGCTGCATCCGGCCCGGTTGCTCGGTATCAGCCACAGAAAGGGCAGCCTGCACTACGGCGCCGACGCAG acctggttctgctggacgACGGGCTTCGGGTCAGAACCACCTACATCTCTGGAGAGGAGGTCTGGAGGGCAGAActatag